In Spirosoma aureum, a single genomic region encodes these proteins:
- a CDS encoding ArsR/SmtB family transcription factor, which translates to MATETNMDEEKRIDKAAYVLKAVAHPLRIKIIQMLNENKELNVSTIYKNLNAEQSLISHHLINMRDKGILDIRRSGKNIYYFLVDTAVAEIIECIYRSKILN; encoded by the coding sequence ATGGCTACCGAAACTAATATGGACGAGGAAAAAAGAATTGACAAAGCAGCTTATGTGCTTAAGGCCGTGGCTCATCCTTTACGCATCAAAATTATTCAGATGTTGAATGAAAATAAGGAGTTGAATGTGTCAACGATCTATAAAAATCTGAACGCAGAACAATCTCTTATTTCTCATCACCTCATCAATATGCGCGATAAAGGTATACTGGATATTCGGCGTAGCGGTAAAAACATTTACTATTTTCTGGTAGATACAGCTGTAGCTGAGATCATTGAATGTATCTACAGAAGTAAAATTCTGAACTAG
- the ruvB gene encoding Holliday junction branch migration DNA helicase RuvB — protein MRNDFLKGTGEGMSATDKEIERALRPLSFDDFTGQAKVLGNLEVFVRAAMQRGDALDHVLLHGPPGLGKTTLSHIIANELNANIKMTSGPVLDKPSDLAGLLTNLQPNDVLFIDEIHRLNPIVEEYLYSAMEDYKIDIMLDSGPNARTVQIKLNPFTLIGATTRAGMLTSPLRARFGISCRLEYYDAKLLTSIVQRSSAILSTPIDEQGAYEIARRSRGTPRIANNLLRRTRDFAQVRGNGYINVEIAEIALSALEVDQNGLDDMDNRILTTIIEKFKGGPVGITTIATACGEEAETIEEVYEPFLIQEGFLMRTSRGREATEKAYLHLGIMPHYKTGELFG, from the coding sequence CTCGTTCGACGACTTTACGGGGCAGGCAAAAGTGTTGGGAAACCTCGAAGTCTTTGTCCGGGCGGCAATGCAGCGGGGTGATGCACTCGACCATGTGTTGCTTCATGGACCTCCGGGTCTGGGCAAAACAACACTGTCGCACATCATTGCCAATGAACTCAATGCCAATATCAAGATGACCTCCGGGCCAGTTCTGGATAAGCCCAGCGATCTGGCGGGTTTGCTGACAAATCTGCAACCAAACGATGTACTGTTCATTGACGAGATCCACCGGCTCAATCCCATTGTGGAAGAATACCTATACTCGGCAATGGAAGACTATAAGATCGACATCATGCTCGATTCGGGTCCTAATGCCCGAACAGTACAGATCAAACTGAATCCATTCACGCTCATTGGTGCCACTACCCGTGCCGGTATGCTGACATCACCCCTGCGGGCGCGATTTGGTATCAGCTGTCGGCTGGAGTATTACGATGCGAAACTCTTAACGAGTATCGTTCAACGTTCATCGGCCATCCTGAGTACGCCAATCGATGAGCAGGGAGCTTATGAGATTGCGCGCCGAAGCCGGGGAACACCCCGTATTGCCAATAACCTGCTTCGTCGAACCCGCGATTTTGCGCAGGTTAGAGGTAATGGGTATATCAATGTGGAGATTGCTGAAATTGCACTGAGCGCACTTGAAGTCGATCAGAACGGGCTGGACGATATGGACAACCGGATTCTGACGACAATCATTGAGAAATTTAAAGGTGGCCCAGTCGGCATTACAACGATTGCAACGGCCTGTGGAGAAGAAGCCGAAACGATCGAGGAAGTATATGAGCCGTTTCTGATTCAGGAGGGTTTCCTGATGCGTACATCCCGTGGGCGTGAAGCGACCGAGAAGGCTTACCTACACCTGGGCATCATGCCGCACTATAAGACGGGCGAGCTGTTTGGATAG
- a CDS encoding DMT family transporter produces the protein MTRTSYWIGAFLVFLAAFCFAMKGVLIKLAYQYSIDSISLLTLRMLFALPFYVVIALNLAKKSPPVQLTIRQWITLAMLGITGYYFASFFNFLGLVYITASLERILLFVYPTFVLLMNALGFGRRVTRLQLFALLLTYGGILLAFVGNIETTQQKNVLLGAFWVILSGVVYAIYLVGSDRMIARVGSQRFTCYAMIAATVPTVIHCMVENGLHLGGYPMPVYALGLSMGIFVTVIPTFMIAEGIKRVGSGNASIIASIGPIFTIILATTILHETISLEQIIGTLLVLTGVFLISWRGNRQTTAVSSS, from the coding sequence ATGACCCGCACTAGCTATTGGATTGGGGCTTTTCTTGTCTTTCTGGCAGCTTTTTGCTTTGCCATGAAAGGCGTACTCATTAAACTGGCCTACCAATATTCCATTGATTCTATTTCGCTGCTTACACTACGAATGCTCTTTGCGCTACCGTTCTATGTGGTCATTGCGCTTAATCTGGCAAAAAAATCTCCGCCTGTTCAGTTAACGATCCGACAGTGGATAACCCTGGCAATGCTCGGGATTACAGGCTATTATTTTGCCAGCTTTTTTAACTTTCTGGGGTTGGTTTATATCACGGCCAGTCTGGAACGAATTCTTCTGTTCGTTTACCCCACCTTTGTTTTGTTGATGAATGCATTGGGGTTTGGCCGACGGGTAACGCGATTGCAGCTATTCGCCCTCCTTCTGACCTACGGTGGTATTCTGCTGGCATTTGTGGGTAATATTGAAACTACTCAGCAAAAAAATGTACTGCTTGGCGCTTTCTGGGTTATTCTTAGTGGAGTAGTCTATGCCATTTATTTAGTTGGAAGTGACCGGATGATAGCGCGTGTCGGCTCTCAACGTTTTACCTGCTACGCAATGATAGCTGCTACCGTTCCAACTGTCATTCACTGTATGGTTGAAAATGGCCTGCATTTGGGAGGCTACCCAATGCCTGTTTATGCGCTGGGGCTTAGCATGGGCATTTTTGTAACGGTGATTCCGACCTTTATGATTGCTGAAGGGATTAAACGGGTTGGCTCCGGAAATGCGTCGATTATTGCCAGTATCGGACCCATCTTTACAATTATCCTGGCAACGACAATCCTGCATGAAACCATCAGTTTGGAACAAATCATTGGAACCCTTCTTGTGTTGACTGGCGTATTTTTGATAAGCTGGCGTGGTAACCGTCAGACAACAGCTGTTAGCAGTAGTTAG
- the der gene encoding ribosome biogenesis GTPase Der encodes MANIVAIVGRPNVGKSTLFNRLTEQRQAIMDNQSGVTRDRHYGTAEWNNKYFTVIDTGGYVVGSEDIFEESIREQVEIAIQESTVLLFVVDTQTGITGLDEDFADVLRRSKKPVYIVANKAETADRAHSATEFYGLGLGEPYPISSMTGTGTGDLLDEVIKHFPTEGVADPDAGIPRIAILGRPNVGKSSFLNVLTGQDRSIVTNIAGTTRDAINTRYKAYGKDFILTDTAGIRRKARIQDNIEFYSTLRALKAMEDSDVCVIMLDATRGLEAQDLNIIGQAVKAKKGIVIMVNKWDAVEKDHRTADVLRKEMIQRMMPIDYLPIIFASVHEKQRIFQVMEKAMEVYENKSKKIATSKLNDALQPEIEAYPPPSLKGKMIKIKYMLQVPTPSPTFVFFCNLPQYVQESYQRFLENKIRAHFDFTGVPITLFFRQK; translated from the coding sequence ATGGCAAATATTGTTGCAATCGTTGGCCGCCCAAATGTGGGCAAGTCCACGCTGTTTAACCGCCTGACGGAACAGCGGCAGGCCATCATGGATAATCAAAGTGGTGTTACCCGCGACCGTCATTATGGTACGGCCGAGTGGAATAATAAATACTTTACAGTTATTGACACAGGCGGCTATGTCGTCGGATCAGAAGATATATTTGAAGAATCGATCCGCGAACAGGTTGAAATAGCCATTCAGGAATCAACCGTACTCTTGTTTGTTGTTGATACACAAACCGGTATTACGGGCCTTGATGAAGATTTTGCCGATGTGCTGCGTCGGTCAAAAAAACCAGTTTACATTGTTGCCAACAAGGCAGAAACGGCTGATCGGGCGCATAGTGCAACAGAATTTTATGGGCTTGGCCTGGGCGAACCGTATCCGATCTCATCGATGACCGGTACCGGAACAGGCGATCTTCTGGATGAAGTAATCAAGCATTTTCCGACAGAAGGGGTGGCCGATCCGGATGCTGGTATTCCGCGTATAGCCATTCTGGGTCGCCCGAATGTTGGTAAATCATCGTTTCTAAACGTTCTTACGGGCCAGGATCGTAGTATCGTAACCAATATAGCCGGTACAACCCGCGATGCGATCAATACGCGCTATAAAGCATACGGAAAAGATTTTATTCTGACCGATACAGCTGGTATTCGACGGAAAGCTCGTATTCAGGACAACATCGAGTTTTATTCGACGCTTCGGGCACTGAAGGCCATGGAAGATTCGGATGTATGTGTCATTATGCTCGACGCCACGAGAGGCCTTGAAGCCCAGGATCTGAACATTATAGGGCAGGCGGTTAAGGCGAAAAAGGGCATCGTGATTATGGTGAATAAATGGGATGCTGTCGAGAAAGATCACCGGACGGCCGATGTCCTGCGCAAAGAAATGATTCAGCGGATGATGCCAATCGATTATCTGCCTATCATTTTCGCGTCGGTTCATGAAAAACAACGTATTTTCCAGGTGATGGAAAAAGCGATGGAGGTCTACGAAAATAAGAGCAAAAAGATCGCTACCTCAAAGTTGAATGATGCGCTTCAACCGGAGATCGAAGCCTATCCGCCCCCATCATTGAAGGGAAAAATGATTAAGATCAAGTACATGCTGCAGGTTCCAACTCCTTCGCCAACGTTCGTGTTCTTCTGTAATTTACCTCAATACGTTCAGGAATCGTACCAACGCTTTCTGGAGAATAAAATTCGGGCCCACTTCGACTTTACTGGTGTGCCAATCACGCTGTTTTTCCGGCAAAAATAG
- a CDS encoding TonB-dependent receptor plug domain-containing protein: MKNFTYSALIGLFPFISLVSQPAFSQQTNTLDSGRVFSLGEVTVQGRRSVDSANTAISRRIEAFNRLDVGRALNLLPGVTLSSVGARNETMVYVRGFDLRQVPVFIDGIPVYVPYDGYVDLGRFTTFDLAEVNVAKGFSSVTYGPNTLGGAINLVSRRPQQRLEFNGRAGLLSGQGHRLNLNLGSKLGKFYVQASASQLKQETYPLASDFTPQPQENGGDRENAYAMIENTA; the protein is encoded by the coding sequence ATGAAAAACTTTACTTACTCCGCGTTAATTGGGCTTTTTCCCTTTATATCCCTTGTTTCCCAACCCGCTTTTTCTCAGCAGACAAACACCCTTGATTCTGGCCGGGTATTTAGTCTGGGCGAAGTGACCGTACAGGGTAGGCGTAGTGTTGACTCAGCCAATACCGCCATAAGCCGACGAATTGAAGCGTTTAACCGACTGGATGTGGGCCGGGCCCTGAATCTACTACCAGGAGTGACACTCTCCAGCGTAGGAGCGCGGAACGAGACAATGGTGTATGTGCGCGGGTTTGATTTACGACAGGTTCCCGTATTCATTGATGGCATTCCAGTCTACGTGCCCTATGATGGCTATGTAGACCTGGGTCGGTTTACAACCTTCGATCTGGCGGAAGTTAATGTGGCCAAGGGCTTTTCCTCTGTAACATATGGCCCCAACACGCTGGGCGGGGCAATTAATCTGGTATCTCGACGACCACAGCAGCGGCTGGAGTTCAACGGTCGGGCGGGTTTGCTCAGTGGCCAGGGGCATCGATTGAATCTCAATCTGGGTAGTAAGCTGGGGAAATTCTATGTACAGGCTTCGGCTTCGCAACTCAAACAGGAAACGTATCCACTTGCCAGCGACTTCACCCCCCAACCCCAGGAGAATGGCGGAGATCGGGAAAATGCTTACGCAATGATCGAAAATACAGCCTGA
- a CDS encoding sugar phosphate isomerase/epimerase family protein — translation MAFPLTISRSEFLKTSALALTLPLLNKLDATAKPLKNIGLQLYTVRNEMEKDVEGTLKKVAAIGYTEIETGNYYGKTPKEFKAFLSGMGLSAPSLLAMTSSMKSGWQKAVDQAAEAGQSFMGCAYLAPNERKTVDDYKKLFDLFNQSAEVCQKAGLQFIYHNHDFEFQPLEGQIPYELLLKGTDPKLVKLELDVYWATKAGQDPVALFKQNPGRFPIVHLKDMEKTAERSFAPVGTGSIDFQRILDARKIAGIEHYYVEQDICKVPPLEAIAISFQNVKKLNA, via the coding sequence ATGGCTTTTCCACTGACGATTTCCCGTAGCGAGTTCCTCAAAACAAGTGCACTTGCTCTTACACTGCCGCTTCTGAATAAACTGGATGCCACGGCCAAACCCCTGAAAAACATTGGACTGCAACTCTACACCGTCAGGAATGAGATGGAGAAAGATGTAGAGGGCACTCTGAAAAAAGTAGCCGCCATCGGCTACACCGAGATAGAAACGGGTAATTATTACGGTAAAACTCCGAAAGAGTTCAAGGCGTTTCTGAGCGGAATGGGATTGAGCGCGCCAAGTCTGCTGGCCATGACGAGCAGCATGAAGAGCGGCTGGCAAAAAGCCGTCGATCAGGCAGCCGAAGCCGGGCAATCGTTTATGGGCTGTGCCTATTTAGCCCCCAATGAACGTAAAACCGTCGATGATTATAAGAAGTTGTTCGACTTATTTAATCAGTCGGCAGAAGTTTGCCAGAAAGCCGGGCTTCAATTTATTTACCACAACCACGATTTTGAATTTCAGCCGCTGGAGGGTCAGATTCCTTATGAACTACTTCTGAAAGGAACAGACCCTAAACTGGTAAAACTGGAATTAGATGTATACTGGGCGACCAAAGCCGGGCAAGATCCAGTCGCCCTGTTCAAACAAAACCCTGGCCGTTTCCCCATTGTCCATTTGAAAGACATGGAAAAAACGGCCGAGCGCTCCTTTGCTCCAGTGGGTACGGGATCAATCGATTTTCAACGGATTCTGGATGCCCGTAAGATCGCGGGTATCGAACATTATTACGTTGAACAGGACATTTGCAAAGTGCCCCCGCTGGAAGCCATTGCCATCAGCTTTCAGAATGTCAAAAAGCTGAATGCTTAA
- a CDS encoding ThuA domain-containing protein encodes MKYLYALLILIVITGTIVQAQSPNKRKPNLIRTLIVDGQNNHEQWPKITFMMKRYLEETGKFSVDVKRSYFTWNGDELIEKYKIPGLQPTKALPKARADSSFHPDFSKYDLVICNFGWNAAPWSDQTQVDFENFIKKGGGLVVIHAADNSFPLWPAYNKMIGLGGWGDRTEKDGPYVYYDNEGKLIRDTQPGRAGSHGAQNEFLITVREPNHPITKGMPLTWMHTKDEMYDRLRGPAENITVLATAFSSKENKGTDRNEPMLMTINYGKGRIFHTPLGHIDYSVECVGFITCLQRGAQWAATGKVDIPIPADFPTPTTTSKRNFVE; translated from the coding sequence ATGAAATACCTATACGCTCTTTTAATATTAATAGTCATTACCGGCACAATCGTCCAGGCTCAATCACCCAACAAAAGAAAGCCTAACCTCATTCGGACACTGATTGTCGATGGACAAAATAACCATGAACAATGGCCTAAAATCACGTTCATGATGAAACGCTACCTCGAAGAAACGGGTAAGTTTTCGGTCGATGTAAAGCGGTCTTATTTTACCTGGAATGGCGATGAATTAATTGAAAAATATAAAATTCCGGGTCTCCAACCCACCAAAGCCCTACCCAAAGCCAGGGCGGACTCCAGCTTCCACCCCGACTTCTCGAAATACGATCTGGTTATCTGCAATTTTGGCTGGAATGCCGCTCCATGGTCTGACCAAACGCAGGTCGATTTTGAAAACTTCATTAAAAAAGGAGGTGGTCTGGTCGTCATCCATGCGGCTGATAACTCGTTTCCCCTCTGGCCCGCCTACAACAAAATGATCGGCCTGGGTGGTTGGGGCGACCGCACCGAAAAAGACGGTCCTTATGTGTATTATGATAACGAAGGGAAGTTAATCAGAGACACTCAGCCTGGACGGGCAGGATCGCATGGTGCCCAGAACGAATTCCTGATAACAGTTCGGGAACCCAACCACCCCATTACGAAAGGTATGCCGCTAACCTGGATGCACACCAAAGACGAGATGTATGACCGCCTGCGTGGGCCCGCCGAGAATATAACCGTGCTGGCGACAGCTTTCTCGTCAAAAGAGAACAAAGGCACTGATCGCAACGAGCCAATGCTGATGACCATCAACTACGGGAAAGGCCGGATTTTTCACACCCCCCTGGGTCATATCGATTATTCTGTCGAATGCGTTGGATTCATCACCTGCCTGCAACGGGGCGCTCAGTGGGCGGCCACCGGCAAAGTTGACATTCCTATCCCCGCCGATTTTCCAACACCAACTACCACCAGCAAACGGAACTTTGTTGAGTAA
- a CDS encoding FAD-dependent monooxygenase produces MKATQNQSIYDVIISGAGPVGLFLACELALANCSVLILEKAENPHSLLKQMPFGIRGLSAPSIEALYRRGLLQELEVHKRLKNPHLNAVQGPRRQAGHFAGIPFHDGDIDTSQWKYRLPGSTDTSLISEIEELETVLSRRAESLGVQIKRGLAVTDFHQTADGVTVQSGDQTFNGKWLVGCDGSRSVVRKAGGFEFAGTEPEFTGYSAKVDIADPEKLKPGRNVTPTGMYLQSQPGYLAIQDFDGGSFHNSGPVTLEHVQEVLRRVSNTDVTISALHAVTTWTDRARQATTYRNGRVLLAGDAAHIHAPLGGQGLNLGLGDAMNLGWKLAATLQEKAPEGLLDSYDTERHPIGAQVLDWSRAQVAIMKPDPNARALNAIVRDLMNTPDGATYFAGRVWGVNTHYNLGGDHPLVGDSVPNFEFEDGATIGDLMHDGQGILLDFDRNPSLKALASEYGGRIKYSSGNAKDRLALSAVLIRPDGIVAWASDNDQQTSELQKAAARWFVGRSGS; encoded by the coding sequence ATGAAAGCTACACAAAATCAGTCTATTTACGATGTAATCATTTCCGGCGCAGGGCCTGTAGGTCTATTTCTCGCCTGTGAACTGGCCCTGGCTAACTGTTCAGTCCTGATACTGGAAAAGGCAGAGAATCCACACTCGCTTTTAAAACAAATGCCATTCGGGATTCGAGGACTCTCAGCGCCTTCAATTGAAGCGCTTTACCGCCGTGGGTTGCTACAGGAACTGGAAGTACATAAACGCCTTAAAAACCCCCACTTAAATGCCGTACAAGGGCCACGGCGCCAGGCAGGGCACTTCGCCGGGATTCCATTTCATGACGGCGATATTGACACCTCCCAGTGGAAGTACCGCCTGCCAGGATCGACCGATACTAGTTTGATTTCTGAAATAGAAGAACTTGAAACGGTGCTGTCCCGACGAGCAGAATCCTTAGGTGTACAAATCAAGCGGGGGCTTGCCGTTACGGACTTTCATCAAACCGCAGACGGGGTGACCGTTCAGTCAGGCGACCAGACTTTTAACGGTAAATGGCTCGTGGGTTGCGATGGAAGCCGTAGTGTGGTTCGCAAGGCAGGCGGTTTTGAATTCGCCGGTACGGAACCAGAATTTACCGGCTACTCGGCTAAAGTGGACATCGCTGACCCGGAGAAGCTTAAGCCAGGCCGAAATGTGACACCAACGGGCATGTATCTTCAATCCCAGCCCGGTTACCTGGCGATACAGGATTTTGATGGCGGATCCTTTCATAATTCAGGGCCAGTCACGCTTGAACACGTTCAGGAGGTACTACGCCGGGTCTCGAACACCGATGTTACGATCAGCGCCTTACATGCGGTAACTACCTGGACTGACCGGGCGCGGCAGGCCACAACCTACCGAAACGGACGGGTACTTTTAGCCGGCGATGCCGCCCACATTCACGCACCGTTGGGCGGACAGGGGCTTAACCTCGGGTTGGGTGATGCCATGAACCTTGGCTGGAAGCTCGCAGCAACCCTTCAAGAGAAAGCGCCGGAAGGCTTGTTGGACAGTTATGATACGGAACGACATCCGATTGGTGCACAGGTTCTGGATTGGTCGCGCGCCCAGGTTGCAATCATGAAGCCAGACCCAAATGCTCGCGCGTTGAATGCAATTGTCCGCGACCTTATGAATACACCGGATGGGGCCACCTATTTTGCCGGACGGGTCTGGGGTGTCAACACCCACTACAATCTCGGTGGCGACCACCCGCTGGTAGGCGACAGTGTTCCCAATTTTGAGTTCGAAGACGGTGCAACAATTGGCGATTTAATGCACGATGGACAGGGAATACTGCTTGATTTTGACCGGAATCCTTCACTTAAAGCGTTGGCGAGTGAATATGGTGGCCGAATCAAGTATAGTTCAGGTAATGCAAAAGACCGATTAGCTTTAAGCGCAGTGCTGATCCGCCCTGATGGGATTGTAGCCTGGGCTTCTGACAACGACCAACAAACCAGCGAACTCCAAAAAGCTGCTGCCCGCTGGTTTGTTGGTCGTTCAGGAAGCTGA
- the era gene encoding GTPase Era — translation MTTELIEKFPADHKAGFVSIVGKPNVGKSTLMNQLVGERLSIITSKAQTTRHRIMGILNGTHNGQEFQLVYSDTPGIIKPLYKLHESMMSFVRGSLEDADVVLFVTDIFEQHDENDVIERLQKSEVPILLLINKIDQATQAQVDEKIAYWQEHFKAQEIIPISALNNFNIDRVFEGIISRLPQHPPYFPKDELTDKPERFFASEIIREKIFLNYKKEVPYSSEVVIIGFKEKEDIIVVQAEILVERATQRAILLGEGGKMIKKTGIMAREELERFFGKKVFLEQFVKVEPDWRQKDRMLKRLGYDE, via the coding sequence ATGACTACAGAATTAATTGAAAAATTTCCGGCCGATCATAAGGCCGGCTTCGTCAGTATCGTTGGCAAGCCCAACGTCGGTAAATCTACCCTGATGAACCAGCTCGTCGGTGAGCGGTTGTCGATCATCACCTCCAAAGCCCAGACCACTCGTCACCGCATTATGGGTATCCTCAACGGAACGCACAATGGTCAGGAATTCCAGCTCGTTTATTCAGATACACCCGGCATCATTAAGCCACTCTACAAGCTCCATGAATCCATGATGAGCTTTGTGCGCGGTTCTCTTGAAGATGCCGATGTGGTGTTGTTCGTAACGGATATTTTTGAGCAACACGACGAAAACGATGTTATCGAACGATTGCAGAAATCAGAAGTCCCTATCCTGCTTCTGATCAATAAAATCGATCAGGCAACTCAGGCTCAGGTCGATGAGAAAATAGCCTACTGGCAGGAGCACTTCAAAGCACAGGAAATTATTCCTATATCGGCCCTCAATAACTTCAATATTGATCGGGTCTTTGAGGGAATTATCAGTCGTCTGCCACAACATCCGCCTTACTTTCCTAAAGATGAACTGACCGATAAACCCGAGCGTTTCTTTGCATCGGAGATTATTCGCGAAAAGATTTTCCTGAATTACAAGAAAGAAGTCCCTTACAGCAGTGAGGTGGTGATTATTGGCTTCAAGGAGAAAGAAGATATCATTGTTGTTCAGGCAGAAATTCTGGTTGAACGGGCCACGCAACGGGCGATTCTGCTTGGCGAAGGTGGTAAGATGATTAAGAAAACGGGCATTATGGCTCGCGAAGAGCTAGAGCGTTTTTTCGGCAAAAAAGTATTTCTGGAACAATTCGTAAAAGTAGAACCCGACTGGCGTCAAAAAGACCGGATGCTCAAACGCCTGGGATACGACGAATAA
- a CDS encoding TonB-dependent receptor plug domain-containing protein: MGFTPNATDEYTMSYVNQHGTKGTPPYAGSDPRQTARFWQWPYWDKESWYFISRTALTSKSYLKARLFYDRFKNLLSAFDDNTYSTQKKGSSFNSYYNDDTKGGSLEYGNQLAERHTLKASVHYKQDRHRENNAGEPVRTFEDQTLSIGIEDVYRLTSRLSLVPGLSYNARKSLRAENYESTTKLITPFAGNNSTAFNAQAGLFFSPSTQRQVSFTVARKTRFATIKDRYSYRMGAAIPNPDLKAESALHLEAAYSDQISLARPGRSLTLQTSLFYSRLTDAIQQVNNVQPGVYQFQNTGQAEFYGGDVSVKVPISADVQAGAQYSYIHRQNLSNPDLKFVDVPDHKIFVYAQAQFLRRAALVGSVDYNSARYSTSYGIQAGSFLVANVKGSVRLQRYVSLEGGINNLFDRNYALAEGFPEPGRNFFVNVVITNL; encoded by the coding sequence GTGGGATTCACGCCGAATGCCACCGATGAGTATACCATGAGCTATGTCAATCAGCACGGCACTAAGGGTACGCCCCCCTACGCAGGAAGTGACCCCAGGCAAACAGCCCGATTCTGGCAATGGCCGTATTGGGATAAAGAGAGCTGGTATTTTATTTCCCGCACGGCTCTAACGAGTAAGAGTTATCTAAAAGCGCGGCTTTTTTATGATCGCTTCAAAAACCTGCTGAGTGCTTTCGATGATAATACGTATTCAACCCAGAAAAAAGGGTCTTCCTTTAATAGCTATTACAATGATGATACGAAAGGAGGCTCACTTGAATACGGGAACCAACTAGCGGAACGCCATACCTTAAAAGCATCGGTTCACTATAAGCAGGATCGTCACCGGGAAAATAATGCAGGTGAACCTGTGCGTACATTTGAGGATCAGACCTTATCGATAGGTATTGAAGATGTGTATCGACTCACGAGTCGGTTATCGCTGGTGCCGGGTCTGAGTTACAATGCCAGGAAGAGTTTACGGGCGGAAAATTACGAAAGCACAACCAAACTCATTACGCCTTTCGCCGGCAATAACAGTACGGCCTTCAATGCGCAGGCCGGGTTATTTTTCAGTCCCTCCACCCAACGGCAAGTGAGCTTTACGGTAGCCCGTAAAACTCGTTTTGCCACCATCAAAGATCGGTATTCCTATCGCATGGGAGCCGCGATTCCGAACCCGGATTTAAAAGCGGAGTCAGCGCTCCATCTGGAAGCCGCCTATTCGGATCAGATAAGCCTGGCGCGCCCTGGCCGATCCCTGACTCTTCAGACCAGCCTGTTTTACAGTCGACTGACCGACGCCATTCAGCAGGTTAACAATGTACAACCGGGGGTCTATCAGTTTCAGAATACAGGACAAGCCGAATTCTATGGCGGTGACGTATCGGTGAAGGTTCCAATTAGTGCCGATGTTCAGGCGGGTGCGCAATATTCCTACATTCACCGGCAGAATTTAAGCAATCCCGACCTGAAATTTGTGGATGTGCCCGATCATAAAATTTTTGTGTATGCGCAGGCTCAATTCCTCCGCCGTGCGGCTCTAGTTGGTAGCGTTGATTATAATTCGGCCCGTTATAGCACCAGTTATGGGATACAGGCTGGTAGTTTTTTGGTGGCCAATGTAAAAGGATCGGTACGATTGCAACGCTATGTAAGTCTGGAAGGTGGCATCAACAATCTGTTTGATCGAAATTATGCGCTGGCCGAAGGGTTTCCCGAACCAGGTCGAAATTTCTTTGTGAATGTAGTGATTACTAATTTGTAA
- a CDS encoding AraC family transcriptional regulator, whose protein sequence is MEAHVEFEPPEELRDAIKCFWYDRIDFGEQQSGFEVVPDGYAELIFHFGSGCGISYNGDLQPLPSPFMVGLLNQPVLFYSKNQLEIIGIRCFPWTVFDLLGLPSGKDGVRIVEHPVAQLQSTLEEYINAGTINEAMAQLNEYFLDARSRISIDSMLFKAGVAMRKANGTMPVSQVAAAAHATVRTLERNFKQSSGYTVKDVSGLMRFEQVRNQLWLYPDANLAGLAHEMGYADQSHLSREFKRYSGISPAAFARKAKKGKQVVSNDFVAFIQA, encoded by the coding sequence ATGGAAGCACACGTAGAATTTGAACCTCCTGAAGAGCTACGGGATGCCATAAAGTGTTTTTGGTACGACAGAATAGACTTCGGCGAACAACAATCGGGTTTTGAAGTAGTACCCGATGGCTACGCTGAACTGATTTTTCATTTCGGAAGCGGCTGCGGCATTTCTTACAATGGAGACTTGCAGCCACTGCCATCACCGTTTATGGTGGGGCTGCTCAATCAGCCTGTTCTTTTTTACTCGAAAAACCAGTTAGAAATCATTGGCATCAGGTGTTTTCCCTGGACCGTGTTCGATTTGCTTGGACTGCCATCCGGTAAAGACGGAGTGCGCATTGTCGAGCATCCTGTCGCACAGCTTCAATCCACGTTGGAAGAGTATATCAATGCCGGCACAATAAATGAAGCAATGGCTCAGCTAAATGAATATTTCCTGGATGCGCGGTCGCGGATTTCTATTGACAGTATGCTGTTCAAAGCGGGTGTTGCTATGAGGAAAGCGAACGGCACCATGCCGGTAAGCCAGGTAGCGGCAGCGGCTCATGCAACGGTTCGTACGCTGGAAAGGAACTTCAAGCAATCGTCGGGCTATACGGTTAAAGACGTGTCTGGTCTGATGCGCTTTGAACAGGTCCGAAACCAGTTATGGCTTTATCCAGATGCTAACCTTGCCGGCTTAGCTCATGAAATGGGTTATGCAGATCAATCCCACTTAAGCAGGGAATTCAAGCGTTACAGCGGCATTTCGCCAGCGGCCTTCGCCCGAAAAGCAAAGAAAGGGAAACAGGTCGTAAGCAACGATTTTGTCGCGTTTATACAAGCCTGA